TTCTCTAAATCTCTTTTGATCCGAATGAATGTCGGGAGTGCCCAAGGCGGCTTCAACCTCTTCAAAACGGCCCAAGAGCCCCTGCAGTTTCTGTTCCAAAATTACTCCTTAGGAGGAGTTTTTTTCGTTGCAGTTTTCTTAGCAGCAGTTTTCTTAGCAGCAGGTTTTTTCTTTCCCTGCTCTTCTTGCTCCTTGTCTTGAGCTTGCTTTGCTGCTTGAGGTTTTCGGCTGTAGCGCTTCTTAAACTTATCAACGCGTCCTTCAGAGTCAACAAACTGTTGACTTCCAGTAAAGAAAGGGTGAGAAGCAGAAGAAATGGGTACTTTATAGACTGGGTATTCTTTTCCCTCGTAAGTATCGGTTTCCTTGGGTTGCAAGGTGCTTCCACAAACAAATTTATGTCCAGTAGCTGTATCTACAAATAGG
The window above is part of the Candidatus Neptunochlamydia sp. REUL1 genome. Proteins encoded here:
- a CDS encoding type B 50S ribosomal protein L31; translation: MKKEGHPPYQNILFVDTATGHKFVCGSTLQPKETDTYEGKEYPVYKVPISSASHPFFTGSQQFVDSEGRVDKFKKRYSRKPQAAKQAQDKEQEEQGKKKPAAKKTAAKKTATKKTPPKE